In a single window of the Streptomyces sp. HUAS ZL42 genome:
- a CDS encoding enoyl-CoA hydratase/isomerase family protein, protein MSLRLTADKDTGVAVVTLDRPARLNAVDLETARELADTWRGLRFDDSVRAVVLTGAGERAFCTGLDRDVVVPQPNSPYMQDDPLLRIGPKANDLWKPVVAAVRGMACGGAFYLLGECEFIVADTTASFFDPHTTYGMVSAYESVLMAQRMPFGEAARMMLMGTAERMSARRAHQIGLVSELTEPGGAVEAAVHCATVIAGYPAEGVQGTVRALWAAQEAARAQAFAQAPHLIALGNLPTERQAELFAGRTTAEPRIR, encoded by the coding sequence ATGAGCCTGCGTCTGACCGCCGACAAGGACACCGGTGTCGCCGTCGTCACCCTCGACCGGCCGGCCAGGCTGAACGCCGTCGACCTCGAGACGGCGCGGGAACTCGCGGACACCTGGCGTGGGTTGCGCTTCGACGACTCCGTACGGGCCGTCGTGCTCACCGGCGCCGGGGAGCGGGCGTTCTGCACCGGGCTCGACCGGGACGTGGTGGTGCCGCAGCCCAACTCGCCCTACATGCAGGACGATCCGCTGCTCCGGATCGGGCCGAAGGCGAACGACCTGTGGAAGCCGGTCGTCGCCGCGGTGCGGGGAATGGCCTGTGGGGGTGCCTTCTATCTGCTCGGGGAGTGCGAGTTCATCGTCGCGGACACGACCGCTTCCTTCTTCGACCCGCACACCACCTACGGCATGGTCAGCGCGTACGAGTCCGTGCTCATGGCGCAGCGGATGCCGTTCGGGGAGGCGGCGCGGATGATGCTGATGGGGACCGCCGAGCGGATGTCCGCCCGGCGGGCGCACCAGATCGGGCTGGTCTCCGAACTCACCGAGCCGGGTGGCGCGGTGGAGGCGGCCGTGCACTGCGCCACCGTCATCGCCGGCTATCCGGCGGAGGGTGTCCAGGGCACCGTGCGCGCGCTGTGGGCGGCCCAGGAGGCCGCCCGCGCCCAGGCGTTCGCCCAGGCACCGCACCTCATCGCGCTGGGAAACCTGCCGACCGAACGGCAGGCGGAACTGTTCGCCGGACGGACGACCGCCGAGCCCCGCATCCGCTAG
- a CDS encoding lipid-transfer protein has protein sequence MAGLKDATAIVGIGQTPFARHLDEDEKTLACRAVLAALDDAGIAPGEVDALASYTMEETDEVELAKAVGFGDLTFFSRVPYGGGGSCATVAHLATAIAAGQATVGVAWRSRKRGSGPRPWTDTAVQLPTPAQWTRPFGLLRPADEIAMLARRYMHEYGATRDHLFNVALACRNRANQNPAAVMYERPLTREMYMTSRWISEPLCLFDNCLETDGALACVIVSRERARDCRRTPVYVHSAAQGLPAQHHGMVNYWNDDPLTGPAWTAARHLWKHADLTPQDVDVAQIYDAFTPLVPLSLEGYGFCGRGEGGAFTEGGALEIGGRLPVNTGGGGLSEAYVHGFNLINEGVKQLRGTSTAQVPGAATCLVTAGEGVPTSALLLRS, from the coding sequence ATGGCCGGACTCAAGGACGCCACCGCCATCGTCGGCATCGGCCAGACCCCCTTCGCCAGACATCTCGACGAGGACGAGAAGACCCTCGCCTGCCGTGCCGTCCTCGCCGCCCTCGACGACGCCGGCATCGCGCCCGGCGAGGTCGACGCCCTCGCCTCCTACACCATGGAGGAGACCGACGAGGTGGAGCTCGCCAAGGCCGTCGGCTTCGGTGACCTCACCTTCTTCAGCCGCGTCCCCTACGGCGGGGGCGGCTCCTGTGCCACGGTCGCGCATCTCGCCACCGCCATCGCCGCCGGGCAGGCGACGGTCGGGGTCGCCTGGCGGTCCCGGAAGCGGGGGTCGGGGCCACGCCCCTGGACCGACACCGCCGTCCAGCTCCCCACCCCCGCCCAGTGGACCCGGCCCTTCGGACTCCTGCGGCCCGCCGACGAGATAGCCATGCTGGCGCGCCGGTACATGCACGAGTACGGCGCCACCCGCGACCACCTCTTCAACGTCGCCCTCGCCTGCCGCAACCGCGCCAACCAGAACCCGGCCGCCGTCATGTACGAACGCCCCCTGACCCGCGAGATGTACATGACCTCCCGATGGATCAGCGAGCCGCTCTGCCTCTTCGACAACTGCCTCGAGACGGACGGGGCGCTGGCCTGCGTGATCGTCAGCCGGGAACGCGCGCGCGACTGCCGCCGCACCCCCGTCTACGTCCACTCCGCCGCCCAGGGCCTGCCCGCCCAGCACCACGGCATGGTCAACTACTGGAACGACGACCCCCTCACCGGACCCGCCTGGACCGCCGCCCGCCATCTGTGGAAGCACGCCGACCTCACTCCACAGGATGTGGACGTCGCCCAGATCTACGACGCTTTCACCCCCCTCGTACCGCTCTCCCTGGAGGGCTACGGCTTCTGCGGCCGCGGTGAGGGCGGGGCCTTCACCGAAGGGGGCGCGCTCGAGATCGGCGGGCGGCTGCCCGTCAACACCGGCGGGGGCGGGCTGAGCGAGGCCTATGTGCACGGCTTCAACCTCATCAACGAAGGGGTGAAGCAGCTGCGGGGTACCAGTACCGCCCAGGTGCCGGGTGCCGCCACCTGTCTCGTCACGGCGGGCGAGGGAGTCCCCACGTCCGCCCTGCTGCTGAGGAGTTGA
- a CDS encoding Zn-ribbon domain-containing OB-fold protein — MLTPVADSDGAPFWRYAARGELRVQACADCGELRFPPRPCCPHCQSFDGEWRPVSGHGRVWSYVVPHPPLLPDYAEQAPYNVVVVELAEAPRIRLVGNLVAEPGAALGSLPVERIRIGARVQVVFDGNGLPQWVLERP; from the coding sequence ATGCTGACTCCCGTCGCCGATTCCGACGGCGCTCCCTTCTGGCGGTACGCCGCCCGGGGCGAGCTCCGTGTCCAGGCCTGCGCCGACTGCGGGGAACTCCGCTTCCCGCCACGGCCGTGCTGCCCCCACTGCCAGTCCTTCGACGGCGAGTGGCGGCCGGTGTCGGGGCACGGCCGTGTCTGGTCGTACGTCGTCCCCCATCCGCCGCTGCTTCCCGACTACGCGGAGCAGGCGCCGTACAACGTGGTCGTGGTCGAGCTGGCCGAGGCTCCGCGCATACGGCTGGTCGGCAATCTCGTCGCCGAGCCCGGAGCGGCTCTCGGCTCCCTTCCCGTCGAGCGCATCCGCATCGGGGCCAGGGTGCAGGTCGTCTTCGACGGCAACGGCCTTCCCCAGTGGGTTCTGGAGCGCCCATGA
- a CDS encoding FadD3 family acyl-CoA ligase, producing MRGDLEWGSVPGLVRSAAERYPAVEAVVEGRTRISYAELGARVERSAAACVAGGIAPGDRVGIWAPNTLDWIVAALGAVSTGAVLVPINTRFKGAEAADVLRRSRARLLFVTGTFLGTSYVASLRRAVAEGPGLPDLEQVVVLSDDAPADYRTWKDFLAGGDGVGEAEVRARASAVQGSWPSDIVFTSGTTGRPKGAVITHAQTLRAYEVWCDLAGLRQGDRYLIVNPFFHTFGYKAGVIACLMRGATMIPQPVFNVGTALANISAERVSVLPGPPTLHQSLLDHPARDTHDLSALRLVVTGAAVVPLQLVERLRGELGVETVLTAYGLSEASGIVTMCRRGDPLPVIASTSGRAIPGTEVRVEAPVGEPGEVLVRGFNVMRGYYEDETATAEVLTPDGWLRTGDVGVLDEAGNLRITDRIKDMFIVGGFNAYPAEIEQLLGLHPDVADVAVIGVPDARLGEVGKAYVVRRQGSVLTADDLIAWARREMANYKVPRSVEFVGELPRNASGKVVKGELRGSAERRP from the coding sequence GTGCGCGGTGATCTGGAGTGGGGCAGCGTTCCGGGACTCGTCCGGTCCGCGGCCGAGCGCTATCCGGCCGTCGAGGCGGTGGTGGAGGGCCGTACCCGGATCTCGTACGCGGAGCTCGGCGCCCGTGTCGAGCGGTCGGCGGCGGCCTGCGTCGCAGGCGGCATCGCCCCGGGCGACCGGGTCGGGATCTGGGCCCCGAACACGCTGGACTGGATCGTGGCCGCGCTGGGCGCGGTCTCAACGGGCGCGGTGCTCGTCCCGATCAACACCCGCTTCAAGGGCGCGGAGGCGGCGGACGTGCTGCGCCGTAGCAGGGCCCGGCTGCTGTTCGTGACCGGCACTTTCCTCGGCACGTCGTACGTGGCCTCGCTGCGCCGCGCGGTCGCGGAGGGGCCGGGGCTGCCGGATCTGGAGCAGGTGGTGGTGCTGTCGGACGACGCACCGGCCGACTACCGCACCTGGAAGGACTTTCTGGCGGGCGGGGACGGGGTCGGCGAGGCGGAGGTCCGGGCGCGCGCCTCGGCGGTGCAGGGCTCCTGGCCGTCGGACATCGTCTTCACGTCCGGTACGACGGGCCGTCCCAAGGGTGCGGTGATCACCCACGCGCAGACGCTGCGGGCGTACGAAGTCTGGTGCGACCTGGCCGGCTTGAGGCAGGGCGACCGCTATCTCATCGTGAACCCCTTCTTCCACACGTTCGGCTACAAGGCCGGAGTGATCGCCTGTCTGATGCGCGGCGCGACGATGATCCCGCAGCCGGTGTTCAACGTCGGCACGGCGCTCGCGAACATCTCGGCGGAACGGGTGTCGGTGCTGCCGGGCCCGCCGACCCTCCACCAGTCGCTGCTGGACCACCCGGCGCGGGACACGCACGATCTGTCGGCCCTGCGGCTGGTGGTGACGGGCGCGGCGGTGGTGCCGTTGCAGCTGGTGGAGCGGTTGCGCGGGGAGCTGGGTGTGGAGACGGTCCTGACCGCGTACGGCCTCTCGGAGGCGAGCGGCATCGTGACGATGTGTCGGCGCGGAGACCCGCTGCCGGTGATCGCCTCGACGTCCGGGCGGGCGATACCCGGCACGGAGGTGCGAGTCGAGGCGCCGGTCGGCGAGCCCGGCGAGGTGCTGGTCCGGGGCTTCAACGTCATGCGCGGCTACTACGAGGACGAGACGGCGACCGCCGAGGTCCTCACACCGGACGGCTGGCTGCGCACGGGCGACGTGGGCGTCCTGGACGAGGCGGGCAACCTCCGCATCACCGACCGCATCAAGGACATGTTCATCGTCGGCGGCTTCAACGCGTACCCCGCGGAGATCGAGCAACTCCTGGGCCTCCACCCGGACGTGGCCGACGTGGCGGTCATCGGCGTACCGGACGCCCGGCTCGGCGAGGTCGGCAAGGCGTACGTGGTACGGCGGCAGGGATCGGTACTCACCGCTGACGACCTGATCGCCTGGGCCCGACGCGAGATGGCCAACTACAAGGTCCCGCGGTCGGTGGAGTTCGTGGGGGAGCTGCCTCGGAACGCGAGCGGGAAAGTGGTGAAGGGGGAGTTGCGGGGGAGCGCCGAGCGTCGTCCGTGA
- a CDS encoding PQQ-binding-like beta-propeller repeat protein, translating to MVDQLTQHDPRRIGPFEVLGRLGAGGMGLVYLARSASGRRVAIKTVRTELAEDQLFRVRFTREVEAARAVSGFYTAAVVDADPRAAVPWLATAYVPAPSLEEIVNECGPLPAQAVRWLAAGVAEALQSIHGAGLVHRDLKPSNVLVVEDGPRVIDFGIASGVSNTRLTMTNVAVGTPAYMSPEQAKDSRSVTGASDVFSLGSMLVFAATGHPPFHGANPVETVFMLLREGPDLEGLPDELRPLIESCMQMEAAGRPNPADLQAQLAPHLFGSGSDDSGTASAWLPERAVGLIESRRGGRPAVKPAGGPRSGGGRPAVPPPPSRDPVLPAPYPAPLPVGAPDTGPVRLAGAAVPIGPGPRVADARAAAVKAPPPEAGLVASWSRPRPGVNGTDPAVGPAVPAPQPVPPETAAGWRPWRFRMSNDVWGTPEVADDLVYVTSFEVHALDVATGRRRFKTRDVAWSMAVSEGRIHASDGPTLFALEAREGADLWRLSTDAWVYSLKADRGTVVTGTRGGGVQAWEASGGQKLWEITGCQTDFESPEAGPAVHEGTVYVWQDARLRALDARTGDERWSYPIGDAASCGGVPVRVTHGPDGYVYLSAGARVLAVDVASGMVRWHFEAPAVFLSPPTFVPGPAVTGGGVYLADYLGTVYALDATDGRDRWRIATESRASVEPVLVAAGHVHVGSGKGLYTLDAVTGTPKWRFQAGGDIVGAPAVAEGRIHFGSTDHLLYTLKADDGRLRWKLATGGEITGSPVVKDGVVYACSKDRCVYALDAEKGTGTARTA from the coding sequence GTGGTGGATCAGCTGACACAGCACGATCCGCGCAGGATCGGGCCGTTCGAGGTGCTGGGACGGCTGGGTGCCGGCGGCATGGGGCTGGTCTATCTCGCGCGCTCGGCGTCCGGCCGGCGCGTGGCGATCAAGACGGTCCGTACGGAACTCGCCGAGGACCAGCTGTTCCGTGTCCGCTTCACCCGTGAGGTGGAGGCGGCCAGGGCGGTCTCCGGCTTCTACACGGCGGCCGTGGTCGACGCCGACCCCCGTGCGGCCGTGCCCTGGCTGGCCACCGCGTACGTCCCCGCGCCCTCGCTCGAGGAGATAGTGAACGAGTGCGGGCCGCTCCCGGCCCAGGCGGTGCGCTGGCTCGCGGCGGGCGTGGCGGAGGCGCTGCAGTCGATCCACGGTGCCGGGCTGGTGCACCGGGACCTCAAGCCGTCGAACGTGCTCGTCGTCGAGGACGGCCCCCGCGTGATCGACTTCGGCATAGCGTCCGGCGTCTCGAACACGCGTTTGACGATGACGAACGTCGCCGTCGGAACGCCCGCCTACATGTCGCCCGAGCAGGCGAAGGACTCCCGCAGCGTGACCGGGGCGAGCGACGTCTTCTCGCTCGGCTCCATGCTGGTCTTCGCCGCCACCGGACACCCGCCCTTCCACGGGGCCAACCCGGTCGAGACGGTCTTCATGCTGCTGCGCGAGGGCCCCGACCTGGAGGGCCTCCCGGACGAGCTCCGGCCGCTCATCGAGTCCTGTATGCAGATGGAGGCCGCCGGCCGCCCCAACCCTGCGGACCTCCAGGCCCAGCTCGCCCCGCATCTCTTCGGCTCCGGCTCCGACGACAGCGGTACGGCGTCGGCGTGGCTGCCCGAGCGCGCGGTGGGCCTCATCGAGTCGCGCCGCGGCGGCCGCCCCGCGGTCAAGCCCGCCGGGGGCCCCCGCAGCGGCGGCGGCCGCCCCGCCGTACCGCCCCCGCCCTCACGCGACCCCGTCCTCCCGGCCCCGTATCCCGCGCCCCTGCCGGTCGGCGCGCCCGACACCGGCCCCGTGCGGCTGGCGGGCGCGGCGGTGCCGATCGGGCCCGGCCCGCGCGTCGCCGACGCCCGCGCGGCCGCCGTGAAGGCGCCCCCGCCGGAGGCCGGCCTGGTCGCCTCCTGGTCAAGGCCCCGCCCCGGAGTCAACGGCACAGACCCCGCCGTGGGCCCTGCCGTACCGGCGCCGCAGCCCGTGCCCCCGGAGACGGCGGCCGGCTGGCGGCCCTGGCGCTTCCGCATGTCCAACGACGTCTGGGGCACCCCCGAGGTCGCGGACGACCTCGTCTACGTCACCTCCTTCGAGGTGCACGCGCTGGACGTGGCGACCGGCCGCCGTCGCTTCAAGACGCGGGACGTGGCCTGGTCGATGGCGGTGTCGGAGGGCCGTATCCACGCCTCCGACGGCCCCACGCTGTTCGCGCTGGAGGCCCGCGAGGGCGCCGATCTGTGGCGGCTGTCGACGGACGCCTGGGTGTACTCGCTCAAGGCAGACCGGGGCACGGTCGTCACCGGCACGCGCGGCGGCGGAGTCCAGGCCTGGGAGGCCTCGGGCGGCCAGAAGCTGTGGGAGATCACCGGCTGCCAGACGGACTTCGAGTCCCCGGAGGCAGGCCCGGCCGTCCACGAGGGCACGGTGTACGTCTGGCAGGACGCCCGCCTGCGCGCCCTGGACGCCCGGACGGGTGACGAGCGCTGGTCCTACCCGATCGGCGACGCGGCCTCCTGCGGCGGAGTCCCGGTCCGCGTGACCCACGGCCCGGACGGGTACGTGTACCTGTCCGCCGGGGCGCGCGTCCTGGCGGTCGACGTGGCGAGCGGCATGGTGCGCTGGCACTTCGAGGCCCCGGCCGTCTTCCTCTCCCCGCCCACCTTCGTGCCCGGCCCCGCCGTGACGGGCGGCGGCGTCTACCTGGCCGACTACCTCGGCACGGTGTACGCCCTCGACGCCACCGACGGCCGCGACCGCTGGCGCATCGCCACGGAGTCCCGGGCGTCCGTCGAACCGGTCCTGGTGGCCGCGGGCCATGTCCACGTGGGCAGCGGCAAGGGCCTCTACACCCTGGACGCCGTCACGGGCACGCCCAAGTGGCGCTTCCAGGCGGGCGGCGACATCGTGGGCGCCCCGGCGGTGGCGGAGGGCCGTATCCACTTCGGCTCGACGGACCACCTGCTGTACACGCTGAAGGCCGACGACGGCCGGCTGCGGTGGAAGCTGGCGACCGGCGGCGAGATCACCGGATCGCCGGTGGTGAAGGACGGCGTCGTGTACGCGTGCAGCAAGGACCGCTGTGTGTACGCGCTCGACGCGGAGAAGGGGACCGGTACGGCGCGGACCGCCTGA
- a CDS encoding TetR family transcriptional regulator gives MRTVDGRVAGRRGQATRQKLLDCLSEMLSSSPYRDVKVIDVARKAGTSPATFYQYFPDVEGAVLEIAEQMAAEGAGLTELLEGRSWVGKAGWQTAQELVDGFLEFWRKNDAILRVVDLGAAEGDKRFYKIRMKILNSVNNSLVDSIAELQAKGRVDKDVNPAAVAGSLVAMLAAVASHQKGFQTWGVKQAELKPNLALLVHLGITGKKPTK, from the coding sequence GTGCGTACCGTCGACGGCCGGGTGGCCGGTCGGCGTGGGCAGGCGACCCGGCAGAAGCTGCTCGACTGCCTCAGCGAGATGCTCAGCTCCTCCCCCTACCGGGACGTCAAGGTCATCGATGTCGCCCGGAAGGCGGGCACTTCGCCCGCCACCTTCTACCAGTACTTCCCGGACGTCGAAGGTGCCGTCCTGGAGATCGCCGAGCAAATGGCCGCCGAGGGCGCCGGGTTGACCGAGTTGCTCGAGGGCCGCAGCTGGGTCGGCAAGGCCGGCTGGCAGACCGCGCAGGAACTCGTCGACGGATTCCTGGAGTTCTGGCGCAAGAATGACGCCATCCTGCGCGTGGTCGACCTCGGGGCCGCCGAGGGCGACAAGCGCTTCTACAAGATCCGAATGAAGATCCTGAACTCGGTGAACAACTCCCTCGTGGACTCCATCGCCGAGTTGCAGGCCAAGGGCAGGGTCGACAAGGACGTGAACCCGGCCGCCGTCGCGGGTTCGCTGGTCGCGATGCTCGCGGCCGTCGCCTCGCACCAGAAGGGCTTCCAGACGTGGGGCGTCAAGCAGGCTGAACTCAAGCCGAACCTGGCGCTGCTCGTGCATCTGGGCATCACCGGCAAGAAGCCGACCAAGTAG
- a CDS encoding LysE family translocator, with product MNSGTLISFLAVDLLLVCVPGADWAYVIAAGLRGRSVGAAVAGLVAGYALHTVLAVAGLAVLVAGSPGLLTALTVAGAGYLVWLGWGVLRRPGAPQAGEAVASGGARVFLRGATISGLNPKGLLLYLSVLPQFLSVAGAHLPVAAQTAAMGLLHMVCCAAVYLAVGVGARAVLHARPVAARAVTRTSGAAMLGIGAVLLVERLATLQGPAAL from the coding sequence ATGAACTCGGGAACGCTGATTTCTTTCCTCGCCGTGGATCTGCTGCTGGTGTGCGTGCCGGGCGCGGACTGGGCGTACGTGATCGCCGCGGGGCTGCGCGGGCGGTCGGTGGGGGCCGCCGTGGCGGGGCTGGTCGCGGGCTACGCACTCCACACGGTGCTCGCCGTGGCCGGGCTCGCGGTCCTGGTCGCCGGGTCACCGGGGCTGCTCACCGCGCTGACGGTGGCCGGGGCGGGATATCTGGTGTGGCTGGGGTGGGGGGTGCTGCGCAGGCCGGGCGCGCCACAGGCAGGGGAAGCCGTGGCCTCGGGCGGTGCGCGCGTCTTCCTGCGCGGCGCCACGATCAGCGGCCTGAACCCCAAGGGTCTGCTGCTCTACCTCTCGGTGCTGCCCCAGTTCCTCTCCGTCGCAGGTGCGCACCTTCCGGTCGCCGCGCAGACCGCCGCAATGGGCCTGCTGCACATGGTGTGCTGCGCCGCCGTCTATCTGGCGGTCGGCGTGGGGGCCCGGGCGGTGCTGCACGCCCGGCCCGTGGCGGCCCGCGCGGTGACCCGGACGTCGGGGGCGGCGATGCTCGGCATCGGCGCGGTTCTGCTGGTGGAGCGACTGGCGACGCTACAGGGGCCGGCGGCGCTGTAG
- a CDS encoding nitroreductase family deazaflavin-dependent oxidoreductase: MIGERVVQRVSSTRTFAKVAPHVIPALDRAVHRLTRGKVLLSAQMLPGVILTSTGARSGQARRTPLACMPEDDGRSWLLIGSNFGRTGHPAWTHNLLAHPDAEISWKGADIPVAARLLEGEERAAAWKAVLAFWPPYATYQARVDREIRLFRITPLQRRRPL; this comes from the coding sequence GTGATCGGCGAACGCGTGGTGCAGAGAGTGTCCTCGACGCGGACCTTCGCGAAGGTCGCGCCCCATGTCATTCCCGCGCTCGACCGCGCCGTACACCGCCTCACCCGCGGAAAGGTGCTGCTCAGCGCACAGATGCTGCCGGGGGTGATCCTGACCTCGACCGGAGCGAGAAGCGGACAGGCGCGGCGCACGCCGCTCGCCTGCATGCCGGAGGACGACGGGCGGAGCTGGCTGCTCATCGGCTCCAACTTCGGACGGACCGGCCACCCCGCCTGGACCCACAATCTCCTCGCCCACCCCGACGCCGAGATCAGCTGGAAGGGCGCGGACATCCCCGTCGCGGCCCGGCTTCTCGAGGGCGAGGAGCGGGCCGCCGCCTGGAAGGCGGTGCTGGCCTTCTGGCCGCCGTACGCGACGTACCAGGCGCGGGTGGACCGCGAGATACGGCTGTTCCGGATCACGCCTCTACAGCGCCGCCGGCCCCTGTAG
- a CDS encoding Lrp/AsnC family transcriptional regulator, which translates to MDDVDRKILAELQQDGRLTVTELAGRVRLSVSPCHRRLRELERSGAISGYRAVVEPAAVGLTFEALVFVSMRQEDRDTVAEFERAVSEVEYVLEAQRLFGDPDYLLRVATADLAAFQRLYDERLATLPGVQRLTSTLVMKHVVKDRPLPA; encoded by the coding sequence ATGGATGACGTGGACCGGAAGATTCTTGCCGAGCTGCAGCAGGACGGGCGGCTGACCGTGACCGAGCTGGCCGGGCGGGTGCGGCTGAGCGTCTCGCCCTGTCACCGGCGGCTGCGGGAGCTGGAGCGGTCGGGGGCGATCAGCGGATACCGGGCGGTCGTGGAGCCGGCCGCGGTCGGGCTGACCTTCGAGGCGCTCGTCTTCGTCTCGATGCGGCAGGAGGACCGGGACACGGTCGCCGAGTTCGAGCGTGCGGTGAGCGAGGTGGAGTACGTGCTGGAGGCGCAGCGGCTGTTCGGGGACCCGGACTATCTGCTCCGGGTGGCCACCGCCGACCTCGCCGCCTTCCAGCGGCTGTACGACGAGCGCCTCGCCACCCTGCCGGGCGTGCAGCGGCTGACGTCCACGCTGGTGATGAAGCACGTGGTCAAGGACCGTCCGCTGCCCGCGTAG
- a CDS encoding VOC family protein translates to MAENRASAEGAGYGEGVPCWVDAQLPDVEAGKRFYGELFGWAFEDAYDSTVWALLDGEPVAALAHKTDGRMPTVWTVYFATRDVAELARRIRAADGQVFSGPLPVGDLGTAALAADPEGAVFGLWQAQGHPGFGRRQEPGAFAWAQLYARDIATANTFYGTLFHEALFGPDAEPDFGRAPVSDFFPAEMPPHFLVHFGVEDCEEALGTVNRLGGRVQAGPFEASYGTVAVVTDNQGASFAVLQR, encoded by the coding sequence ATGGCCGAAAACAGGGCATCCGCAGAGGGAGCGGGATACGGAGAGGGCGTCCCGTGCTGGGTGGACGCGCAGCTTCCCGACGTGGAGGCGGGCAAGCGGTTCTACGGTGAGCTCTTCGGGTGGGCCTTCGAGGACGCGTACGACTCCACCGTATGGGCCCTGCTGGACGGCGAACCCGTCGCCGCGCTCGCCCACAAGACGGACGGCCGCATGCCCACCGTCTGGACCGTGTACTTCGCGACGAGGGACGTGGCGGAACTGGCCCGCCGGATCCGCGCGGCCGACGGCCAGGTCTTCAGCGGACCCCTGCCGGTCGGCGATCTGGGCACCGCCGCCCTCGCCGCCGACCCCGAGGGTGCCGTCTTCGGACTCTGGCAGGCGCAGGGCCACCCCGGATTCGGCCGGCGGCAGGAGCCGGGCGCCTTCGCCTGGGCGCAGCTCTACGCCCGGGACATCGCCACCGCCAACACCTTCTACGGCACCCTCTTCCACGAGGCCCTCTTCGGGCCCGACGCCGAGCCCGACTTCGGCCGCGCCCCCGTCTCCGACTTCTTCCCGGCCGAGATGCCGCCCCATTTCCTCGTCCACTTCGGCGTCGAGGACTGCGAGGAGGCACTCGGGACGGTGAACCGGCTCGGCGGGCGCGTCCAGGCGGGACCCTTCGAGGCCTCGTACGGAACGGTGGCCGTCGTCACGGACAATCAAGGTGCGTCGTTCGCGGTGCTGCAGCGCTGA